TGGGAAGTGGTCCCCACACGCCAGCCCGTTCCTCGGGCCGCCACGTTGTCTCTCCAGCCGGTCCGTCCAGTCAACCGATGTCACTGTTGCTTGTGTGGAGGGGCCTTCCCGCTTGGTGGCAGCTTCCTGTGGATCAGGCTGAGTCCGCACAGGATGAGGAACACACCTCCCCACCACAAGACCTCCTGGCACTCTCCATACAACACAAAGCCCAGGAAGGCCTGTGGGACAGAGACCGCTGTGAGGCCAAGTAGACACGTGCCCGCAGGACTTGACCATGGCGGGCAGGCACAACCTCACTCCCCCCGTGCCTGACTTCCCTCCTGGCGCAGGAGGAAAGGTCTGGAGCTGGAGGTCTGGAGCCTGAAACCCAGCTGTCACCTTCCGCAAGGCACTATCCATTTCTGGCTCGCCcggagaggtggggggagtgtACCTTCCTTGCAGCATTGACCCCGAGCAAAGTGCGCAAGAAAGATTCGCAGAGGCCAGCAGCGAAGGCCCAGCACACAGCCGGTGCCTGGTGTTTGCTGATCCAAACAGGCCTGCCACGTCCTCCCTCCCTCGACGGCAGGACTGACTGGGCTCAGCCCCACCTGGTTGACATCAGGCTGTCGGAGGAAAGAGCGTCCACCCTCCACGTCTCACGCTCAAGTTTACAGACCCCTAGGAGACAGCTTGCACAGAGGTTACAGAGACATCAGCATGAGGGCTGCAGCCTGAAGGGGCAGCAGGcaggtgggctttttttttttttttttttacacttggCCTTCACTCCCAGCTAACACTTGAGGATTCTACCAAGTTCGAGATCAGAGGAGAAGCCACCAGGGCTCAAGCCACAGCCCAATCTCTGCTTCAGCTCTTGTCTTTCCTCCTATCTGGGAGGGTGGGTTCCCCAACTCACCCAGGACCCTCCCAGAACCCAGGTTTGGGACAGGGGTACTGACTGTACCCGCAGGCTACTCACCGAGCTGAGGATGTTTGAAAAAGTCACCGTGACAGATGCAATGGCCgaagacatggagaaactgaggccccggcTAAAGAACGTCCACATGAGAGAATTGGTGGTGGCCATCACGATAATGCCTAAGATGCAGAAGACCACGTTCACCTGCGGGAGAGAGTGTCACTGCAGCCGCACTCGGCCAAGGCAGACCCGCAGCCTTCCTCCCAGCACACCCAGGGCCCTGATGGGCAGCAGCTGGGCCCCTACTGAGATCCCACCAGAGCCTGGGTGGGCCGTTCCTGAGCTTTCCTGCACAAGACTTCACTTAACGCTGTGCTCGGCACACCCGTTTTATAGCTGAAATAAACCCCGAGGAGACTTCTTCAGCCAACTTGCCGGCCATGTGTCCTTGGGAAGAGTGAACTGCTAAGCCATAACCAGTACTTTCTCTGGAACACCAGTCACTTGTTGGCGCTAAAACATGAGTGCGAGACAGCCAAGCAGTTATCAGTCAGTATGTCGTATGAGTAAACCAGGGGCAGAGTCCTCACTTCCTGGGATCAGGTAAAGCATGAATTAGCCCAtgccccgccaccccaccccatcccatgcAGGCTACAGGACACTCAGGCCAGTCCCGCTGGGCATCCTCGAGCTTTTTtttcactctgtgccaggccctgtgccaagCGTTTCGAGTACATTCTCATTTATTCCTTACCTttactttacagataaagaaccTAAGGCATTACATACCCTGCCTATAGAGCCAAAGGCTGGTGGTAGTCAccaagattcaaactcaggcagtgTGGCTCCATGCTCTTAATCAGGACACAGCCCTGCTGTGGGAAGGGAAGCCACCACCGACTTGACTACTGATCCCAGACATCACTGGGAGAATCCGcggcctttttttcttttgctttcccttttttttttttttttttttaaaggcgaGAGCCTGGAGGAGAGGATCTTAAATTAAGCCTCCTACACAAAGAATATGTAAGACACCCTTGCTTGATTTTGAGTTAGAAACCTTCCTGCAAACAGAGCTGCTTCCTCTGGGGTGGCCATCCAAATATCAGGCTCTTATTTCTAAAACAGTTTTCCAGCTGCTGAAAAAAAGAGTGTCTTAAGGAAAAGGGTGTCTTTGTATAATTTTCACAAAAGCACTCTTTGTGCCAGTGGCAGTCTGCTTATATAGTCACTAAGGCCTGGTGCACAACTAAAAAGACTAGAAAACCTCATGGTTCAGAGTCACTCATCCAACTTTGGATCACTTCAAGAATTACACCCAACAGAACACTAACTTCAAGCATAGTGGTTCCCACTGGATTGGCCCTAAACAGGCTTACCGGCCCCctgatcccccccaccccccccaagaaTCAGTCTGTAGGCTCTCCAGGTAAGGACCTAACCCTGGGTTGCAGATGCGATGAAATCCCTCCAGCAGCAGAGGAGAGCCTGTGACttggg
This DNA window, taken from Neofelis nebulosa isolate mNeoNeb1 chromosome 4, mNeoNeb1.pri, whole genome shotgun sequence, encodes the following:
- the TMEM42 gene encoding transmembrane protein 42; this encodes MAARARFCRWLVPQEPGEVAAGTMAERPQSPGGAVCPASYPDAPAEFPPHLQAGAMRRRFWGVFNCLCAGAFGALAAASAKLAFGSEVNVVFCILGIIVMATTNSLMWTFFSRGLSFSMSSAIASVTVTFSNILSSAFLGFVLYGECQEVLWWGGVFLILCGLSLIHRKLPPSGKAPPHKQQ